From Microcebus murinus isolate Inina chromosome 15, M.murinus_Inina_mat1.0, whole genome shotgun sequence, the proteins below share one genomic window:
- the LOC105858713 gene encoding olfactory receptor 2B2: MNWVNESIPQEFILLGFSDRPWLELPLFVMFLFSYILTIFGNLAIILVSHLDSKLHTPMYFFLTNLSLLDLCYTTSTVPQMLVNICSIRKVISYGGCVAQLFIFLALGSTECLLLAVMSFDRFVAICRPLHYSVIMHQKLCLQLAAASWISGFSNSVLQSTWTLQMPLCGHKEVDHFFCEVPALLKLSCADTTANEAELFFISVLFLLIPVTLILISYAFIVHAVLKIQSAEGRRKAFGTCGSHLIVVSLFYGTAIYMYLQPPSPASKDRGKMVSLFYGIITPMLNPLIYTLRNKDVKGAFKRLIPRVLIKK; this comes from the coding sequence ATGAATTGGGTAAATGAGAGTATACCACAGGAGTTCATTCTGTTAGGTTTCTCAGATCGACCATGGCTAGAGCTTCCACTCTTTGTGATGTTCCTGTTTTCCTATATCTTAACCATCTTTGGCAATCTGGCAATAATTCTTGTGTCACATCTGGATTCTAAACTCCATACCCCCATGTACTTTTTTCTTACCAATCTCTCACTCTTGGACCTTTGCTACACTACAAGTACAGTTCCACAAATGCTGGTGAACATATGCAGCATCAGAAAGGTAATTAGTTATGGTGGCTGCGTGgctcaacttttcattttcttggcttTGGGCTCTACTGAATGTCTTCTCCTGGCCGTCATGTCCTTTGATAGGTTTGTAGCTATTTGTCGGCCTCTCCATTACTCAGTGATCATGCACCAAAAGCTCTGCCTCCAGTTGGCAGCTGCATCCTGGATTAGTGGCTTCAGCAATTCAGTATTGCAGTCCACATGGACCCTTCAGATGCCGCTTTGTGGTCACAAAGAAGTGGATCACTTCTTCTGTGAAGTCCCTGCACTGCTTAAGTTGTCCTGTGCTGACACAACAGCAAATGAGGCTGAACTATTTTTCATCAGTGTGCTATTCCTTCTGATACCTGTGACACTCATCCTTATATCCTATGCTTTTATTGTCCATGCAGTGTTGAAAATACAGTCTGCTGAAGGTCGGCGAAAGGCATTTGGGACATGTGGCTCCCATCTAATTGTGGTGTCGCTTTTTTATGGCACTGCTATCTACATGTATCTGCAACCACCATCCCCTGCCTCCAAAGACCGGGGAAAGATGGTATCTCTTTTCTATGGAATTATCACACCCATGTTGAACCCTCTTATTTACACACTTAGAAACAAAGATGTAAAGGGAGCTTTTAAGAGGTTGATTCCAAGGGTCTTAAtcaaaaaataa